The genomic window ATATTgggtgtaaattgactagattaccctctccaatttttaacctaatggaatcagaaaaatcaaaaaacttttttgattttttcatcttctcttcttttctcttctcctcctcctccattaaaattgaatttcatcgtcctcgattaatcagcgatttgaaaaattgataatcgttgattgaaaactatatttcgaaaagacccagttagggtttagtttattgtgtttgatttaagttagttttgtatcaacaATTAGGGttatcaaaattgaaattgaaatttctgtgttgtatgtgagttacggttggtaataactccaattggaaccataactatagatttggttgatgttacggttcatttaactcaaataccaaccgtaaattacttatggttggtctcgttacttaagttacgaaccgtaagttgtcctggatgtttcattttctttttacggtttgtaattgcatcactgtaatcaaccgtatttgagttacgacttgtaactcaaataaccttaccaaccgaaggttagttacggttgatctcgattcattacttaccaaccgtaatttgttacggttgctatatgttgtcattctaccaaccgtaactggtattacgattgggttttccccaaattgaaccagttacggttggtattctaTACTTTTGAAATcgtaactgagagttacggttggtaacgagctaaattccaaccgtaagttcttctgaaattttaaaagtttcgatttttttatgtactttagatgactttgagcgacaaaaagctaGTGGGAACTAATTTATAGATTCACCccggaatcactcattttgattgagtgaatcaaaatctagggtttcacaaatatcacaaaagtttttcttttcttctcctctaaactttttttttaaactctaaaaatctgattttgatttgttttagagttaatataagtgaaatttgattatcaacAGTAAACTAGTTTctcaacactaaactatgtaagggttaagtagtcattttcagttttttttataaGGGGCACTTCGAATTATCatgtaatgatcctttttgtcctattcACTGCGCCCCTCCAATGGAATCCGCCGCTTCTTTAACAGGGTTGcaaaaaaaataggtttgtttccatacgtggaaagtcaaatgttatgattttaatACTATATTCAtagagggaccacttctctctctccattttctctcctaatataaaaaggggaccacttctttcctctttctctaataacaaaTGAATGGGGaccaaaaaataaattaagaaaaaacatgaaaaagttgATCTAAtgattaattttcttaatttttgtgaaaaccaaataaacctatttTATGGAAACGGATGGAGTAATAAAATTCTCTTTTTCGTactattaaaaaaagaaaatcagagCTGAAAGTGGAATGGATTTATGAAATTACAAGTACCGACACGAAattaacttcaaggattcacatTCAGCCAAACCAGAAGAAGAAAATACCTTTCGCGAGTTCAAGCCGCAacctttttcttctctctctgtCTTTCTGGTAGTACTGTGCACTGCGTTACCTCATGGCTCATACCTTATTTGGGTATTATAGTCACTACCGGGAAACCATATCGGGAACCCACTAAATCTGCTAAAGAAGTCTACAGGACCAGCGGTGATTAAGCCTGAGTCTTAGACTCGTCTACGAAATAACCACACATGTCATTTCCATTATGATTTTTTCAGCAATGGCAGCATCAGGAGCTCCTCCTACTTTGATCTATCCAAGGAAATCAAACCAGTCTTACTGTTATACTGGAATTTCGTCAGTACCTACTCATCctcagaagaagcagaagaagagaaggttagataatgtttttttcttctttttcttttagacaTTTTCGCGAACACTACATACACTTTATTTCTTTATTAAAGAATCACAAATACTTTGTTTTTTTTAGGTGTGATTATTTTGATCTTTCAAAAGAATTTGTTCCTTATGAAAAAGCGTGGTCATGGCAAAAATTAATAGTTAAGCAAAGACaagttttgattgaaaaaaatgaagatttCGCTGATACATTACTTATACTTCAACATCATCCTGTTTATACATTGGGTACATCTAGTTCTGAGGAATATTTGAAATTTGATATAAAGGATGCTCCTTATGATATTTATCGGACTGAACGTGGCGGTGAGGTTACGTATCATGGACCTGGTCAGGTGCTCATTTCACTTCCCTCGCACTTATTCTACATGCTATATATCTCAGTATATTCTTCTGTTTAGTTTTTTTTAGTTCACATCTACTGGTAGAGCTAAATATGCAAATAACAATAACAGAATTTTAGCCTGTTTTTGACAATTCGGCTTAGTTAAAACACATTGATTCTAGCATCATTATTACCTACTTCCTTGTGAGAAACTTAGTTCACTGGTTTGTGTTTTGTATACGATCAATGTGAGTTATCTCTTTAGTTGGTCAAATATTTGCTCGTGGCTTGCTTGATGCTCAACTTAGATAAGCAGTGGAAATGTCCAATATGATTTAGTAAAGCGTTGTGTTTTGTCTACTGAAAAGATAAATTGTTTGACTAACAACCACTGTTTAGTTAACATTTGTGGATGTAGACATATCATTTTCAATAATATTTATGATGCTTGAATTATCAAGTTGTCAATTAGTTTAGTTTTTGTGGGCTATCTTTTAGTTCCATGTCACATTATCAGCTGCATTTGTTACTATTTAATAATTTAATTGGCAATGAACTTAGGAAATATCCGATTTAATCTTAGTCAAAAAGGATGAAACCGGCGTGAGCTTAATTTGCTTACATCTAAGATTAACTTTTCGTTTATCACTTGTTCAATTGGTGCTAGCATACAGCGCTGTTTCTTTCGTGATCTTTTTGCCCCCAATTATGATTTTGCTTAAGTTGAGCAAAAATTTAATCTTTCATCATGGTCGTAATGTCGTGGTCAACCACTTAAACCTGTATGCTTGACTTTATCTTTAATTTCTTTGTCTATCCGTAATAGCTTGTTATGTACCCTATTATCAATCTTCGCTACGATAAAATGGATCTCCATTGGTACCTAAGGGCACTTGAGGAGGTGGTCATACGAGTACTATCCTCAGCGTTCTCTATTAAGGGTTCTCGAGTTGATGGTTTAACTGGCTCTTGGGTTGGTAAGCCTTCTCATTCCTTGGTGTTCTTTCCGATTCCATTATACTTATTCGTGGTTCTCTGCTATTTAAACTTTTCTTAGGATGATATTACGTTGTGCTGTACCAAACTCAATGTTTGGGATCAAATAGTTGGATCAGCTCTGTGGTTATTGATGTATAAGATTTTCTAGCCACCCATGGGGAAGATTATTCTGATACTTTTATACTTCATCTTTAGGAAGTCAGAAGCTTGCTGCCATTGGTATTCGAGTTTCTCGGTGGATAACTTATCATGGTCTAGCACTTAATGTTTCCACAGACCTTGGTCCTTTTCAGCAGATAGTCCCATGCGGCATACAGGGTCATCAGGTTGGAAGCGTTAAGTCACTTCTGGAGGAATCAGTATCACCCTCCATAGAAGGCGGTGTTGGAGACAACCTTCACTTGAATGCTTGTGAACTTTTGGATGCTGCATATGATTCCTTACTTGCagaattctcagaagttttcgaGCTTTCCCTCCACCTTAGACCCGTCTCTGACTTGGACCTTCTGAAGGAAAAGTGTTGAGCGCACTAAATTAGAAGAGATCATATACTTCCCATTTCTTGTAATGCAGCATATTCTAGCTTTCTTGCTGCAGGTGTATTCTGGTCCTGCCCTAGCTAGATTTGAGAAGAATCACAGCAAATGTGAAGACATTTCAAGATAACTGCATACATTCCCATTAACATGGCTTGTCAAGATTGTcaagaaagaaattttgatttgAGAAAGAAATAAATGCCGAGTCATAGTAAGCAATTTGATACCCACTATTTGAAGATGTATAGTCACAGTTAGTGGTTCCATGTTCTTCTCAGTTAGGTGTTATTCTTAATTAAAGCAGTTTTAGACTTCTTCTGTTCTAGGGTGGTGAAAAGTGTGACTTGTAGATGGGTTGTAGTTTTAGACCATACCGTGTATAAGTCGGACTCATGGGGCATGCTGCAGATTTTCTGATGGTGCTTGATTCCACTGAATGTATCCAAATGCTTGTGGTGAAAATTGGTTTCTAAATGGTAAATTCGCGGTCCTGAGTACTGCATACaggaacgattttttttttaagttcccGGCTCTGATTTGATCTATAAACAGCGTAGCCTTGGACCCTTGGTGTTATAATTTGTCAAGATCAGGCTGTGAGTTGAATGTTGTTGGATCATGTGTGGAAAATAGAAAAGGTAATACACATTCTGGAACTGATATTTGCTCAAACCTATGATGATAATCACTCTTCATATGTCATGTGAAATGTTTGTCTCTTTGGTGAATAGATATGATGCATCATCTTGGAATTAAAATTCACTAAAGAGTACCATCAACAATTATAAAGTGGTGAATTTAAAATAACTAAAAAGATTGCAACAATCGGAAAATTTATGAAGTAACAATACTCGTAGTAGTATAGTACAGAAGAAGATGGAGAGATACCTAGGAGCTGGATTGTCGATGATGTCTACTTGTCCTGGTTTCTACAACAGTTGGCTCATGTGAATCACAAACTTGGGTCTTGAATTTACACCCAAATTTCTTAGTCAATGAACTTCTCCATCCTCCTCCTCCACTACCACCGCTCTTCTCAATCTTTTGTATTGTCCTCTTCATGCTGCTGCATTCCCTCTCAAGTTCTTGCACTCTTGATCTCATGCTATCCATATCCAACCTCAATACTTGATTCTCTCTCACCGCTACTCTCCacgtattattattattttgtgctcCAGCTATGACTGAGGCCCCTCCTCTTCCACCAtttccttcctcttcttcttctttgccgtCTTCATTTGGGTCTTCCTCATTGTGCTGCTGATAACTCTGACGTTGTAGTTGCAAAAGGGAGTGACGAGCAGGCTCATCATCCTGCTGAGGTACTTGTGATCCTCCAATATTCAACTCAGTTGCCAAAAGGGTTCCGGCAATTGCTTGACGAAGCTGAAGCTGCTCGAAAAAAAGAACCTGCACTACCGCCCTTAACGGAAGTCGCTCA from Papaver somniferum cultivar HN1 unplaced genomic scaffold, ASM357369v1 unplaced-scaffold_118, whole genome shotgun sequence includes these protein-coding regions:
- the LOC113330550 gene encoding octanoyltransferase LIP2p, chloroplastic-like, which encodes MIFSAMAASGAPPTLIYPRKSNQSYCYTGISSVPTHPQKKQKKRRCDYFDLSKEFVPYEKAWSWQKLIVKQRQVLIEKNEDFADTLLILQHHPVYTLGTSSSEEYLKFDIKDAPYDIYRTERGGEVTYHGPGQLVMYPIINLRYDKMDLHWYLRALEEVVIRVLSSAFSIKGSRVDGLTGSWVGSQKLAAIGIRVSRWITYHGLALNVSTDLGPFQQIVPCGIQGHQVGSVKSLLEESVSPSIEGGVGDNLHLNACELLDAAYDSLLAEFSEVFELSLHLRPVSDLDLLKEKC